Proteins co-encoded in one Acidobacteriota bacterium genomic window:
- a CDS encoding OsmC family protein translates to MENKKDKLTFHVESARVDEHGSLARCKSAEIRLDTDMAGNPDAFNPAELLLAAITACIIKGIERVTPILKFSLRGVTVRIEGVRQDVPPRLESITYKIVVDTDESEQRLELLHDNVKKFGTVFNTVAPGTDLTGVMQRTER, encoded by the coding sequence ATGGAGAACAAAAAAGATAAGTTAACGTTTCACGTCGAATCCGCTCGTGTCGACGAACACGGCAGTCTGGCTAGATGTAAATCAGCAGAGATCCGGCTTGACACGGACATGGCAGGAAACCCGGACGCCTTCAATCCCGCCGAACTGTTACTGGCGGCCATAACGGCGTGCATAATCAAGGGCATCGAACGCGTGACGCCGATCCTCAAGTTTTCGCTTCGAGGCGTGACCGTCAGGATCGAAGGCGTGAGACAGGACGTGCCGCCGAGATTGGAATCGATCACATACAAGATCGTTGTCGATACCGATGAATCCGAACAGCGGTTGGAGTTGCTCCACGACAATGTGAAGAAATTCGGGACCGTGTTTAACACCGTCGCACCCGGAACGGATCTGACGGGTGTGATGCAACGCACAGAGAGGTAA
- a CDS encoding phosphoketolase family protein: MGITVETELKPLSNHLMQMMNAYWRAANYLSVGQIYLLDNPLLREPLKIDHVKRRLLGHWGTTPGLNFIYVHLNRLIKEHDLNVIYIAGPGHGGPGIVANTYLEGTYSEFYPNISQDADGLKKLFKQFSFPGGIPSHVAPETPGSIHEGGELGYSLAHAYGAVFDNPDLIAACVIGDGEAETGALAASWHSNKFLNPVRDGAVLPILHLNGYKIANPTVLGRLSDEELTSLLIGYGHKPYFVEGHDSDIMHPLMAETLETVIAEIKAIQREARIDGFSGRPQWPMIVLRSRKGWTGPKFVDGLPTENSFRSHQVPLAELATKPEHLRMLEEWMLSYKPEELFDDEGKLVPELADLAPKGERRMGANPHANGGRLLKDLKMPDFRNYAVDVPKPGTIKAEATRVTGHFLSDIVKSNAAKQNFRVMGPDETASNRLGDIFEATNRVSVQPILPTDDHLAPDGRVMEILSEHLCQGWLEGYLLTGRHGLFSCYEAFIHVIDSMFNQHAKWLKVTRNTPWRRPIASLNYLLTSHVWRQDHNGFSHQDPGFLDHVINKKAEVVRVYLPPDANTLLSVTDHCLRSRNYINVIVAGKQPSLQYLDIDSAAKHCASGIGIWEWAGCGVNDEPDVVMACAGDVPTLETLAAVDILRQNFPELKIRFVNVVDLMKLQPESDHPHGLSDDDFDSIFTTDKPIIFAFHGYPTLIHRLTYRRTNHHNMHVRGYKEEGTTTTPFDMVVLNDLDRFHLVMDVVDRVPKIKNGGSHVKQIMRDRLFEHRQYINEFGDDMPEIRDWKWSY; this comes from the coding sequence TTGGGAATCACTGTGGAGACAGAATTAAAGCCGCTATCAAATCATCTGATGCAGATGATGAACGCTTACTGGCGGGCGGCGAACTATCTTTCGGTCGGTCAAATTTACTTACTAGATAATCCGCTGCTCCGTGAGCCGTTGAAGATCGACCATGTAAAACGTCGATTACTCGGTCATTGGGGAACAACGCCCGGTCTGAACTTTATTTATGTTCACCTCAATCGGCTTATCAAAGAACACGATCTTAATGTCATTTATATAGCGGGGCCCGGACACGGTGGGCCGGGGATCGTTGCTAACACATATCTCGAAGGCACCTACAGTGAATTTTATCCTAACATCTCGCAAGATGCCGACGGCCTGAAAAAGCTGTTTAAGCAATTTTCATTTCCCGGCGGTATCCCGAGCCATGTAGCGCCGGAAACTCCAGGATCGATCCATGAAGGTGGCGAATTAGGCTATTCACTTGCGCATGCTTATGGAGCCGTTTTTGACAATCCTGATCTGATCGCGGCGTGTGTCATCGGAGATGGTGAAGCCGAAACTGGGGCATTGGCGGCAAGCTGGCACTCGAACAAATTTCTGAATCCCGTTCGGGACGGCGCGGTATTGCCCATATTGCACCTAAACGGCTATAAGATCGCAAACCCAACGGTTCTTGGCCGATTGAGTGACGAGGAACTTACCAGTCTGCTTATCGGCTACGGTCACAAGCCTTACTTTGTGGAGGGACATGACTCCGACATCATGCATCCCCTCATGGCGGAGACTTTGGAAACCGTGATCGCCGAAATAAAGGCAATTCAGCGAGAGGCTCGCATTGACGGCTTTTCGGGTCGCCCTCAATGGCCGATGATCGTCTTACGCTCGCGAAAAGGCTGGACGGGGCCTAAATTTGTGGACGGTCTGCCCACTGAGAATTCCTTTCGCTCGCATCAAGTACCTCTGGCGGAACTCGCGACCAAGCCAGAGCATCTCAGGATGCTCGAAGAGTGGATGCTCAGCTACAAACCGGAGGAACTCTTTGATGACGAAGGGAAGTTAGTCCCGGAACTGGCAGATCTCGCGCCAAAAGGCGAGCGGCGAATGGGAGCTAATCCGCACGCAAACGGGGGTCGGTTGCTCAAGGATCTAAAAATGCCGGATTTTAGAAACTATGCCGTTGATGTCCCAAAACCCGGAACGATAAAGGCGGAGGCAACGCGCGTTACTGGCCATTTTTTAAGCGACATTGTGAAAAGTAATGCCGCAAAACAGAACTTTCGCGTCATGGGGCCGGACGAGACGGCATCGAATCGCCTCGGCGACATCTTTGAGGCGACGAACCGGGTTTCCGTTCAGCCGATACTTCCGACTGACGATCATCTGGCTCCCGATGGCCGCGTAATGGAGATCTTGAGCGAACACCTCTGTCAGGGCTGGCTTGAGGGTTATTTGCTTACCGGACGACACGGATTGTTCTCGTGTTATGAAGCGTTTATTCATGTCATCGACTCGATGTTCAATCAGCACGCCAAATGGCTGAAGGTTACTCGCAATACTCCTTGGCGCCGGCCGATCGCATCACTGAATTACCTGCTCACTTCGCACGTCTGGCGGCAGGATCACAATGGATTCTCTCATCAAGATCCCGGCTTTCTTGACCATGTGATCAATAAAAAGGCCGAGGTCGTTCGCGTTTATCTTCCGCCCGACGCAAACACGCTTCTCTCCGTCACAGACCACTGTTTGCGGAGTCGCAATTATATAAACGTCATCGTTGCGGGAAAGCAGCCGTCTCTCCAGTATCTCGATATTGACTCCGCAGCTAAGCACTGTGCGTCCGGTATCGGTATTTGGGAATGGGCGGGCTGTGGGGTTAACGACGAGCCGGATGTTGTAATGGCTTGTGCTGGCGACGTGCCGACGCTTGAAACTCTGGCGGCGGTCGATATTCTCCGTCAGAATTTCCCTGAGCTAAAGATCCGCTTCGTTAATGTCGTCGATCTGATGAAATTACAGCCGGAATCGGACCACCCGCACGGACTTTCCGACGATGATTTTGATTCGATTTTTACTACTGACAAGCCGATCATCTTTGCCTTTCACGGTTATCCAACCCTGATCCACCGCCTAACATATCGCCGAACCAATCATCACAATATGCACGTTCGCGGCTACAAGGAAGAGGGCACCACTACAACACCGTTCGATATGGTCGTGCTAAATGACCTCGACCGCTTTCATTTGGTTATGGATGTTGTTGACCGCGTTCCAAAAATTAAAAACGGTGGATCTCATGTCAAACAAATAATGCGTGATCGCCTTTTTGAGCATCGTCAATACATCAACGAATTTGGCGACGACATGCCCGAGATTCGGGACTGGAAATGGAGTTATTAG
- a CDS encoding cation-transporting P-type ATPase — protein sequence MSNKNNGINNSNNVLRKEDSLHSLSAAPYSYSVDKITDFLKVDPSKGLSNNEALARQLRDGTNTIATSKGPAWWQIFLRQFASIVIWLLAFAAVVAWFTESRLEAVAILTVLVLNALIGFAIEWQAGRALDALRKATHTFARVRREGGERIVDSSDLVSGDIVVLTAGDCVPADSLLVETANLYTDESSLTGESLPVAKMSGAVSASAPLAERRSMLYLGSNIVRGRALGVVTATGEKTEIGRIGRLLNETSPGKTPLELKLQVMGKWLVYIVVVVAVATMIAGYLRGDDLWLMFEVAISLAVAAVPEGLPAVTTLILALGVMRMARRNAIVRKLSAVETLGSTSVICTDKTGTLTENRLTVQEFQLSDGEVIKLSDSQLTASPNDAFLRLLRVSVLCNEASFDPDLEKDKRAIGDPTETALLIAADKYGLNAPAERSKYKKIFEHPFDASTKRMITVSESGDAKQFAGMKGAPAVVLDICSHFITTAGSIRILDEGFRREFLKINESMASRALRVLAFAEKPLDEVFNPSSNAEISNGYTFLGFAGMTDPLREGVATAVRQARQAGIRVVMLTGDQINTARAIAEELRLSDGQDIFAFHSDDLTAANSEEIAQMARDANVFARVTPEDKLRIVEALQNAGEIVAVTGDGVNDAPALKRADIGIAMGLRGTEVAKEAADIVLTDDNFATIVKSIEGGRSIYANITKFVHLMFSSNLGEIIVIFIPIAAGYPLPLLPLQILWVNLITDIFPALALAVEPPSQETMSRRPKLRENLLSGPFLFTISWQGIMLAAVTIAVYYWAFQTYGEGAHARTITLLAVVGAQLGHLYNCRSQTRSAFDFSNPYIFAATGVVIVLQAFAIYFPPLARVLDTVPPTGTDLIVILFAVILPVGIVEVVKIFTRRNLRTGVAGLF from the coding sequence ATGTCAAACAAAAATAATGGAATAAATAATTCCAACAACGTTCTCCGAAAAGAAGATTCGCTCCATTCGCTTTCAGCTGCTCCCTATTCCTATTCGGTAGATAAGATCACAGATTTTCTTAAAGTCGACCCATCAAAAGGCCTTTCAAATAATGAAGCGTTAGCAAGGCAGTTGCGCGACGGTACAAACACGATCGCGACTTCCAAAGGACCCGCTTGGTGGCAGATCTTTCTGAGGCAGTTCGCCAGTATCGTGATCTGGCTGTTGGCATTTGCGGCCGTCGTCGCGTGGTTTACCGAAAGTCGGCTCGAAGCGGTAGCTATTTTGACGGTGCTCGTTCTAAACGCTCTGATCGGTTTTGCGATCGAGTGGCAGGCGGGGCGAGCACTCGATGCGTTGCGGAAAGCGACGCACACATTTGCGCGTGTTCGGCGTGAAGGTGGTGAGCGGATCGTCGATTCAAGCGATCTGGTATCGGGTGACATTGTCGTTTTAACCGCCGGCGACTGCGTTCCGGCTGATTCACTACTCGTAGAGACCGCCAATTTATATACGGATGAATCGTCACTAACGGGTGAAAGCTTGCCGGTTGCAAAGATGAGTGGTGCCGTATCGGCTTCGGCTCCGCTTGCCGAACGCCGATCGATGTTATACCTCGGATCGAACATTGTACGTGGACGGGCTCTCGGGGTTGTGACTGCCACTGGTGAAAAAACCGAAATTGGCCGCATCGGCCGCTTATTGAATGAAACTTCCCCGGGAAAAACACCTCTCGAACTAAAACTTCAGGTGATGGGCAAGTGGCTTGTCTATATTGTGGTCGTGGTTGCCGTCGCGACCATGATTGCGGGCTATTTGCGCGGAGACGATCTTTGGCTGATGTTCGAAGTAGCGATAAGCCTTGCTGTTGCCGCAGTTCCGGAAGGCCTGCCCGCCGTTACCACTCTGATCTTGGCTCTCGGCGTAATGCGAATGGCCCGCCGAAATGCGATCGTACGCAAACTTTCGGCCGTCGAAACACTTGGAAGCACTTCGGTGATCTGCACAGACAAGACCGGCACACTGACCGAAAATAGACTGACGGTTCAGGAATTTCAGCTCTCTGATGGTGAAGTGATCAAACTTTCAGACAGCCAACTAACCGCATCGCCAAATGATGCGTTCCTCCGTCTCCTTCGAGTGAGTGTTTTGTGTAACGAAGCTTCATTTGATCCCGATCTCGAAAAAGACAAGCGAGCCATCGGAGATCCTACCGAAACGGCGTTGCTCATCGCGGCCGATAAATATGGACTAAACGCCCCTGCTGAGCGATCAAAGTATAAAAAGATCTTTGAGCATCCCTTCGATGCTTCTACGAAGCGGATGATCACCGTGTCTGAGAGTGGCGATGCAAAACAATTTGCCGGGATGAAAGGTGCCCCCGCAGTGGTGCTTGATATCTGTAGCCACTTCATAACGACCGCTGGAAGCATTAGAATTCTCGACGAGGGGTTTCGCCGAGAATTCTTAAAGATCAATGAATCCATGGCGAGCCGGGCTCTACGTGTCCTGGCTTTTGCGGAAAAACCGCTAGACGAGGTATTCAATCCTTCTTCAAACGCAGAGATTTCAAACGGCTACACGTTTTTGGGTTTCGCCGGGATGACCGATCCGTTACGCGAAGGCGTGGCCACCGCTGTCCGGCAAGCACGGCAAGCGGGAATTCGCGTCGTCATGTTGACAGGGGATCAGATAAATACTGCCAGGGCGATCGCCGAGGAACTTCGCCTGAGTGATGGGCAAGATATCTTTGCATTCCATTCAGACGATCTAACAGCCGCTAATAGCGAAGAGATCGCGCAAATGGCGAGGGACGCAAACGTTTTTGCTCGCGTTACGCCGGAAGACAAACTGCGCATCGTCGAGGCCTTGCAGAATGCGGGAGAGATAGTTGCGGTGACCGGCGACGGTGTGAATGACGCTCCAGCCCTGAAGCGTGCCGATATTGGAATTGCGATGGGACTGCGCGGCACCGAAGTCGCCAAAGAAGCCGCCGACATAGTTCTAACGGACGATAACTTTGCAACGATCGTAAAGTCTATCGAAGGCGGACGATCGATCTATGCTAATATCACTAAATTTGTTCACCTGATGTTTTCGAGTAACTTGGGCGAAATAATTGTTATTTTCATCCCGATCGCGGCAGGTTATCCGTTGCCCCTTCTTCCTTTACAAATTCTTTGGGTAAATCTAATCACCGATATATTTCCTGCACTTGCTCTGGCTGTAGAACCTCCCTCTCAGGAAACAATGAGTCGGCGTCCGAAACTGCGGGAAAATCTGCTGTCCGGACCATTTTTATTCACGATCTCGTGGCAGGGAATAATGCTTGCGGCCGTAACCATCGCCGTTTATTATTGGGCTTTCCAGACTTACGGCGAAGGGGCACACGCTCGCACGATAACGCTGCTTGCCGTCGTGGGAGCCCAACTCGGGCACCTTTATAATTGCCGATCGCAAACCCGCTCTGCTTTTGATTTTAGTAATCCATATATTTTTGCCGCCACGGGCGTCGTCATAGTTCTGCAGGCCTTTGCGATCTACTTTCCGCCGCTCGCTCGAGTTCTTGATACCGTCCCGCCAACGGGAACCGATCTTATAGTGATTCTATTCGCCGTCATTTTGCCGGTCGGGATTGTAGAGGTCGTAAAAATATTTACGAGGAGAAACCTCCGTACGGGCGTGGCTGGGCTATTCTAA
- a CDS encoding acetate kinase, whose product MNILVLNCGSSSLKFQLIATDLDRIEKNDDKRLAHGTIERIGGAAIITQTAEGKTPQRSAAPIRDMRSAVEMIVRWIVSDASEIAEVNGLGDIQAVGHRVVHGGEHFSESVIISDDILRGIEDCIELAPLHNPANISGIRAAREIFGKGIVQVAVFDTAFHQTLPEKSFLYALPYQLYRRHKIRRYGFHGTSNRYVAYRYRTLLNIPREQVNVIALHLGNGCSATAIKGGKSIDTSMGMTPLEGLVMGTRAGDFDPAIIDFVAAKEGLSALEIESLVNKQSGLLGLSGLTNDMRELLAESKENGDRRSSLAIEIFCYRASKYIGSYLAAMNGADALIFTGGIGENSSEVRRMICDYLSWFGGEVDSQLNESMTGGKEGIINTGGSRLKIFVIPTNEELLIARDTARLIGSKTSDG is encoded by the coding sequence ATGAATATCCTGGTCTTAAATTGCGGCAGCTCGTCACTTAAGTTTCAACTTATAGCCACTGACCTCGATCGCATCGAGAAGAATGATGACAAGCGTTTGGCTCACGGCACTATTGAGCGCATCGGCGGGGCCGCGATCATTACGCAAACCGCTGAAGGCAAAACACCGCAACGCTCGGCGGCCCCGATCAGGGATATGAGATCGGCGGTCGAGATGATTGTTAGGTGGATAGTATCCGACGCTTCAGAGATCGCCGAGGTGAACGGTCTGGGCGACATTCAAGCAGTTGGCCACCGGGTCGTCCACGGCGGCGAACACTTTTCCGAATCGGTAATTATCAGTGACGACATCCTCCGAGGCATCGAAGACTGCATCGAACTCGCACCGCTTCACAATCCGGCCAACATTAGCGGAATTCGCGCGGCCCGTGAGATCTTCGGGAAGGGAATTGTCCAAGTGGCCGTTTTCGATACTGCTTTTCACCAGACTTTGCCAGAAAAATCATTTCTCTATGCCTTGCCTTATCAACTCTACCGGCGTCACAAGATTCGCCGTTACGGATTTCACGGCACTTCAAATCGATACGTCGCTTACCGGTACCGCACTTTGCTGAATATCCCGCGAGAGCAGGTAAATGTGATCGCTCTCCACCTCGGCAACGGCTGTTCCGCAACTGCGATCAAAGGCGGCAAGTCGATCGACACTTCGATGGGAATGACGCCACTCGAAGGCCTCGTAATGGGAACCCGAGCAGGCGACTTCGATCCGGCTATCATCGACTTTGTTGCCGCCAAAGAAGGTCTGTCGGCGTTAGAGATCGAATCGCTGGTCAATAAACAGTCAGGCCTGTTGGGACTGTCCGGCCTAACAAACGATATGCGCGAATTGCTCGCCGAGTCGAAGGAGAACGGGGATCGCCGCTCGAGCCTTGCGATCGAGATCTTCTGTTACCGGGCGAGTAAGTATATAGGATCGTATTTAGCGGCTATGAATGGTGCAGACGCCCTCATTTTTACCGGCGGTATCGGCGAAAATTCCTCCGAGGTTCGGCGGATGATCTGTGACTACTTGTCGTGGTTTGGCGGAGAGGTAGATTCGCAGCTTAATGAATCAATGACCGGCGGAAAAGAGGGAATCATTAACACCGGAGGATCACGGCTGAAGATTTTTGTCATCCCGACCAACGAGGAATTGCTGATCGCTCGTGATACAGCACGTCTTATTGGTTCTAAGACTTCGGATGGTTAG